Proteins encoded within one genomic window of Cellulomonas xiejunii:
- a CDS encoding DUF4265 domain-containing protein, with protein MAATMRIWAGEKTSGERVDEEVLVEVMGEGRWRLVASPGLAQGIAADDVIELDEAGRARPVSRGGNLAIHVLAPAEQGDDLLPGMSALGGRRDGQTPSLTVYTVPVVAGFPAIEAILADFIRSHPSAEWYYGNVYDDDGVTPLLWWETDQID; from the coding sequence ATGGCAGCAACCATGCGGATCTGGGCCGGTGAGAAGACGTCTGGTGAGCGGGTTGACGAGGAAGTCCTCGTCGAAGTGATGGGTGAGGGACGTTGGCGCCTGGTCGCCTCACCCGGTCTCGCACAGGGCATCGCCGCCGACGACGTGATCGAGCTTGATGAGGCGGGGCGAGCACGGCCCGTCAGCCGCGGGGGGAATCTTGCCATCCATGTCCTTGCCCCTGCAGAGCAGGGAGACGATCTTCTCCCCGGGATGAGTGCATTGGGGGGTCGGCGCGATGGTCAGACGCCTTCGCTCACCGTCTACACGGTGCCGGTCGTCGCGGGGTTCCCTGCAATCGAAGCGATTCTGGCCGATTTCATTCGTTCGCACCCTTCCGCCGAGTGGTACTACGGCAATGTCTATGACGATGACGGCGTGACGCCACTGCTGTGGTGGGAGACTGACCAGATCGACTGA
- a CDS encoding MmcQ/YjbR family DNA-binding protein — protein MGTSWTLDDAEAARTRLAEVVAPLPEVSVELRSEHGHSAVLLGGRRFAGLTVDHHDDGRLALRIGTTPEEQRDLVAQDPARFFVPDYDGAHGWVGMLVDPASDPDWEHAAELLESAWRRRAPKRALRALDERRAGDDGPSAL, from the coding sequence ATGGGCACGTCGTGGACCCTGGACGACGCCGAGGCAGCACGGACGCGCCTCGCCGAGGTCGTCGCGCCCCTGCCCGAGGTGAGCGTGGAGCTGCGGAGCGAGCACGGTCACTCGGCGGTCCTCCTGGGTGGTCGCCGGTTCGCGGGGCTCACGGTCGACCACCACGACGACGGCCGGCTCGCGCTGCGTATCGGCACGACGCCCGAGGAGCAGCGCGACCTGGTCGCGCAGGACCCCGCCCGATTCTTCGTGCCCGACTACGACGGCGCCCACGGCTGGGTCGGCATGCTCGTCGACCCGGCGAGCGACCCCGACTGGGAGCACGCCGCGGAGCTGCTGGAGTCTGCGTGGCGCCGCCGCGCGCCGAAGCGTGCGCTGCGGGCGCTGGACGAGCGGCGCGCCGGCGACGACGGGCCCTCCGCCCTCTGA
- a CDS encoding NUDIX hydrolase → MPEQLLHSTGDAPWLPAGGRADVVRSAVPPSPVGLVRLLARDGSAVFCAARDDGRVDLPTRVVPADDPDGSVTAARLTREVLGDGPRAVPVGFVRNVVAAPDPDYAWPTPLAHFAVWTAVGVPRGAGEWVDVADATCVLRNRHWWPLLAADL, encoded by the coding sequence GTGCCCGAGCAGCTCCTGCACTCGACCGGTGACGCCCCGTGGCTCCCGGCGGGCGGCCGTGCCGACGTCGTGCGTTCCGCTGTGCCGCCGTCGCCGGTCGGCCTGGTCCGCCTCCTCGCCCGGGACGGGTCCGCGGTGTTCTGCGCGGCGCGAGACGACGGGCGGGTGGACCTGCCCACGCGCGTCGTCCCCGCCGACGACCCCGACGGGAGCGTGACGGCCGCCCGCCTGACCCGGGAGGTCCTCGGGGATGGCCCGCGGGCCGTGCCCGTCGGCTTCGTGCGCAACGTCGTCGCGGCCCCGGACCCGGACTACGCGTGGCCGACACCGCTCGCCCACTTCGCGGTGTGGACGGCGGTGGGGGTGCCGCGCGGAGCCGGTGAGTGGGTCGACGTCGCGGACGCCACGTGCGTGCTGCGGAACCGTCACTGGTGGCCGCTGCTGGCGGCGGACCTGTGA
- a CDS encoding DUF4265 domain-containing protein, whose protein sequence is MGLTTLRVFAAENTSGGRVDEDVLVEDLGGGRWRLVASPGLVLGVAAGDVIELDAERRVRPVSRGGNVAIHVFAPPEHADELTASMNALGGVLDGRSPGLTVFTVPASAGFPAIEHVLRRLVEAHPSAEWFYGNVYADDGVTPLRWWES, encoded by the coding sequence ATGGGGCTGACGACCTTGAGGGTCTTCGCCGCCGAGAACACGTCCGGTGGGCGCGTCGACGAGGACGTGCTCGTCGAGGACCTCGGCGGTGGGAGATGGCGTCTGGTCGCCTCACCGGGTCTGGTGCTCGGCGTCGCGGCGGGTGACGTCATCGAGCTGGACGCCGAACGCCGGGTGCGGCCCGTCTCCCGCGGCGGCAACGTCGCGATCCACGTGTTCGCGCCGCCGGAGCACGCCGACGAGCTGACTGCGTCGATGAACGCGCTGGGTGGTGTCCTCGACGGACGGTCCCCGGGGCTGACCGTCTTCACCGTCCCGGCGAGCGCGGGGTTCCCTGCCATCGAGCACGTCCTGCGCCGACTGGTGGAGGCGCACCCGTCGGCGGAGTGGTTCTACGGGAACGTCTACGCCGACGACGGTGTGACGCCTCTGCGGTGGTGGGAGTCGTGA